In one Steroidobacteraceae bacterium genomic region, the following are encoded:
- a CDS encoding alpha/beta hydrolase yields the protein MFEDLDNADELPEPIADRYVVFSHGSEGEPWGKKITALAHIARAEGFEVKSVDYRGVSDPRKRVTMLTDFCANLQGDLVLVGSSLGAYVAAAAAPLLHCYGLFLIAPAFYVPGIPELRKGSIDCPISVVHGWRDEVVPLQNALRFASEYRARLHIVDGDHQLHEQMRFIRSFFEYFLLELDLPRLTER from the coding sequence ATGTTTGAAGACCTGGACAACGCCGACGAACTTCCGGAGCCGATTGCCGACCGCTACGTCGTGTTCTCGCATGGTTCCGAGGGCGAACCCTGGGGCAAGAAGATCACCGCACTCGCGCACATTGCGCGCGCCGAGGGCTTCGAGGTGAAATCAGTCGACTACCGCGGTGTCAGCGACCCGCGCAAACGCGTGACCATGCTCACCGATTTCTGCGCCAACCTGCAGGGCGATCTGGTACTGGTTGGCTCGAGTCTCGGCGCTTATGTCGCGGCGGCGGCCGCGCCCCTGCTGCACTGCTATGGCCTGTTCCTGATTGCGCCGGCGTTTTATGTGCCCGGTATTCCCGAGTTGCGCAAGGGATCGATCGATTGCCCGATATCCGTCGTGCATGGCTGGCGGGATGAAGTCGTGCCGCTGCAGAATGCGTTGCGCTTTGCAAGCGAGTACCGGGCACGGCTGCACATCGTCGACGGGGACCATCAATTGCACGAACAAATGCGTTTCATTCGCAGCTTCTTCGAGTACTTCCTTCTCGAGCTTGATTTGCCGCGGCTGACCGAGCGGTGA
- a CDS encoding YCF48-related protein: protein MSLRELLTLLAACSICAVPSALFAEVKPTPAESARLAAETLLQDVARAGERLVAVGDHGIIVLSDDEGRSWRQVASPVDIMLTAVAFADASHGAAVGHDETILATQDGGETWQLRQFRPEAEQPLLDLWLSSDGSGIAIGAYSSVYVTSDGGANWTARPLDMHASATADGAKLAVAAEEEDLPPDYHYNAIAANSAYLYIAAEAGQVYRSDDRGLTWHSLPSPYNGSFFGVLPLAGDSVLVFGLRGNLFRSDDAGASWRAIETGTVAMITDGVAIGDDVVLTGLSGVLLHSADGGRTFARVQRDDRQGIAAIVTIGDRVVTVGEAGARSDPRERVPTAQVPR from the coding sequence GTGAGTTTGCGCGAACTGCTGACGCTGCTAGCTGCTTGCAGTATCTGCGCCGTACCATCCGCGCTATTCGCCGAGGTCAAACCGACGCCCGCCGAGAGCGCGCGGCTTGCGGCCGAGACCCTGTTGCAGGATGTCGCCCGCGCCGGCGAGCGGCTGGTCGCCGTGGGCGATCATGGGATCATTGTCCTGTCGGATGACGAGGGTCGCAGCTGGCGCCAGGTCGCGTCGCCCGTCGACATCATGCTCACGGCGGTCGCATTCGCTGACGCCAGTCATGGCGCGGCGGTCGGCCACGACGAAACCATCCTGGCCACCCAGGATGGTGGCGAGACCTGGCAACTGCGCCAGTTCCGGCCGGAGGCAGAGCAGCCCCTGCTCGACCTGTGGCTGTCGAGCGATGGCAGTGGCATCGCCATCGGTGCCTATAGCTCGGTCTATGTCACGAGCGATGGCGGAGCGAACTGGACCGCGCGGCCGCTCGATATGCACGCCTCGGCGACCGCCGACGGGGCGAAACTTGCGGTCGCGGCCGAAGAAGAGGACCTTCCGCCCGATTATCACTACAATGCGATCGCTGCGAATTCCGCGTACCTCTACATTGCGGCGGAGGCGGGGCAGGTCTATCGCTCCGACGATCGCGGCCTGACCTGGCATTCATTGCCAAGTCCCTACAACGGGTCGTTCTTCGGTGTCCTGCCACTCGCCGGCGATTCGGTCCTGGTGTTCGGACTGCGTGGCAATCTGTTTCGTTCGGATGACGCGGGCGCGAGCTGGCGGGCAATCGAAACCGGCACCGTGGCCATGATCACCGATGGCGTCGCAATTGGCGATGACGTCGTGCTGACGGGATTGTCGGGGGTGCTCCTGCACAGCGCCGATGGCGGGCGTACCTTTGCTCGAGTGCAGAGGGATGACCGCCAGGGTATCGCCGCCATCGTCACCATCGGGGATCGCGTGGTGACGGTTGGCGAGGCAGGCGCACGGAGCGATCCGCGTGAGCGTGTCCCGACAGCACAGGTGCCGCGATGA
- a CDS encoding DUF1329 domain-containing protein has product MNKTQIAIAGVAMAFTIAAHAAISAQEAAKLGAELTPLGAQQAGNGGAIPAWDGGLTSAAKAGFPNFKAGGHHPDPYEKDKPALTITQANYKQYADKLTEGHKKLFATYADYKMLIYPTRRSAAVPQRIYDATKRIATTAALAPGGNGVLNAGEGIPFPIPKEGVEVFWNHVLRYRADAAQRTIGQAPVTASGSYTMVKFRDEFLFPYSEAGARSENLNNIIAYFIQETIAPARLAGEILLVHETLDQSKENRKAWVYNPGQRRVRRAPNVAFDNPGTNSDNLRTSDQFDMYNGSPERYDWKLVGKREMYVPYNSYKLHSNTVKDRDILAKNHINQDLARYELHRVWVVDSTLKAGVSHLYKRRTLYVDEDSWQILAVDCYDRRDQLYRVQEGHVINYYDRPTLWTTLELVMDLSNGRYLALGLDNEEPRTYDFTIKRTPADYQPSALARRGIR; this is encoded by the coding sequence ATGAACAAGACTCAAATCGCAATTGCGGGTGTGGCAATGGCGTTTACGATCGCGGCGCATGCGGCGATCAGCGCCCAGGAAGCGGCGAAACTCGGCGCCGAGCTCACGCCGCTCGGCGCGCAGCAGGCGGGCAATGGTGGCGCGATACCGGCCTGGGATGGTGGCTTGACCTCGGCCGCAAAAGCGGGCTTTCCGAATTTCAAGGCCGGCGGGCATCACCCTGATCCCTACGAAAAGGACAAGCCGGCGCTGACCATTACGCAGGCGAACTACAAGCAGTACGCGGACAAGCTCACCGAAGGCCACAAGAAGCTGTTCGCGACCTATGCCGATTACAAGATGCTCATTTACCCGACCCGCCGCAGTGCCGCGGTGCCGCAGCGCATCTACGATGCGACCAAGCGCATCGCCACCACGGCAGCGCTCGCACCGGGCGGCAATGGCGTACTGAACGCTGGCGAAGGCATCCCGTTTCCGATCCCGAAGGAGGGCGTCGAAGTTTTCTGGAACCATGTGTTGCGCTACCGGGCTGACGCTGCGCAACGGACCATCGGCCAGGCACCGGTCACTGCGAGCGGCAGCTATACGATGGTCAAATTCCGCGACGAGTTCCTGTTCCCGTACTCGGAAGCGGGCGCGCGCTCGGAGAATCTCAACAACATCATTGCCTACTTCATCCAGGAGACGATTGCGCCAGCGCGGCTCGCCGGCGAGATCCTTTTGGTGCACGAGACGCTCGATCAGTCCAAGGAAAACCGCAAGGCCTGGGTCTACAACCCGGGCCAGCGGCGCGTGCGGCGCGCGCCCAATGTCGCTTTCGACAATCCCGGCACGAATTCCGACAACCTGCGCACGTCGGACCAGTTCGACATGTACAACGGCAGCCCGGAACGCTACGACTGGAAGTTGGTCGGCAAGCGCGAAATGTACGTGCCCTACAACTCCTACAAGCTGCACAGCAATACCGTCAAGGATCGGGACATCCTTGCCAAGAACCACATCAACCAGGATCTCGCCCGCTACGAATTGCATCGCGTGTGGGTCGTCGACTCGACCCTGAAGGCGGGCGTGAGCCATCTGTACAAGCGACGCACGCTTTACGTCGATGAGGATTCCTGGCAGATCCTCGCGGTCGATTGCTACGACCGACGCGATCAGCTGTACCGCGTGCAGGAAGGCCACGTCATCAATTACTACGACCGTCCCACGCTCTGGACCACGTTGGAGCTTGTCATGGACCTGTCGAACGGCCGCTACCTGGCGCTCGGTCTGGATAACGAAGAGCCGCGAACCTACGACTTCACGATCAAGCGCACGCCGGCCGATTATCAGCCGAGCGCACTGGCAAGACGCGGAATTCGTTAA
- a CDS encoding DUF4437 domain-containing protein → MARPQLEFVHAQQLPWQDQLLGRDVLVSHRGKRLSEDAASGAMSALLQFPDATQLASQFALGCDFEALVLEGGLQVAGHSLGLDDYTYLPAGCAWQGAQLLAGTVLLVFSSASARQAQALANLRPAICHTHEMPWTSAEIDPDVQFLQLSHKILRDDPERGEKTLLLATGAQTHPKGWSEAQLRHDCVEEMYLLGGDIIGERGIMREGAYFWRPAGLWHGPFGSRRGSLSLIRMLGGRHRNEWSATKRRFWLSPAYDPVLPPELAHLAGAPWTPHPY, encoded by the coding sequence ATGGCTCGACCGCAGCTAGAATTCGTTCACGCCCAGCAGCTGCCATGGCAGGATCAGCTGCTTGGGCGCGATGTGCTGGTATCGCATCGCGGCAAGCGCCTGAGCGAAGACGCCGCAAGCGGTGCCATGTCGGCGCTCCTGCAGTTCCCGGACGCGACGCAGCTCGCCTCGCAGTTTGCGCTTGGCTGCGATTTCGAGGCGCTCGTGCTCGAAGGTGGCCTGCAGGTCGCAGGCCATAGCCTCGGCCTCGATGACTACACTTACCTCCCGGCAGGGTGTGCCTGGCAGGGCGCGCAGCTCCTGGCGGGCACCGTGCTGCTTGTTTTCAGCAGTGCCAGCGCGCGACAGGCGCAAGCCCTGGCGAATCTGCGCCCGGCCATCTGCCATACCCATGAAATGCCCTGGACCTCGGCGGAAATCGACCCGGACGTGCAGTTCCTGCAACTGTCGCACAAGATCCTGCGCGACGATCCCGAGCGCGGCGAGAAGACCCTGCTGCTGGCGACAGGCGCGCAGACCCATCCAAAGGGCTGGAGCGAGGCACAGCTTCGGCACGACTGTGTCGAGGAAATGTACCTGCTCGGCGGCGACATCATCGGTGAGCGCGGTATCATGCGCGAAGGCGCTTATTTCTGGCGTCCCGCAGGCCTTTGGCATGGTCCTTTTGGTTCGCGGCGCGGCAGTCTGTCCTTGATTCGCATGCTCGGGGGACGTCATCGCAATGAATGGTCGGCGACCAAACGGCGATTTTGGCTCTCGCCCGCGTATGATCCAGTGCTACCGCCAGAGCTTGCGCATTTGGCGGGCGCGCCTTGGACACCGCATCCTTATTGA
- a CDS encoding M48 family metalloprotease, with the protein MKRTLWLAGLLLALAACGTNPVTGKRELQIVSQSQEIQVGAENFAPSRQMQGGDLTIDPELTAYVSEVGQRVASAAGALLPETRQLPYEFKVLNNSVPNAWALPGGKIAVNRGLLTQLHDEAELAAVLGHEITHAAARHGAKSMERGMLLQAAMVGLQVGVRDNQYANLIVGGAMLGANLITQKYGRDAENESDLYGMRYMKAAGYDPAAAIDLQKTFVKLSAGRQTSWLDGLFASHPPSEERVAHNTETAAQLGAGGERGAERYTQKLALQARLAPAYAKYDAGVEALAKGDLAGAEQNAKAALGLESREGKFHELLGDVELKRKNYAAAKSRYERALALNPEYFKPLLASGIASFELGQRQQAQDLFTRSMQLLPTATGSFYLGKLAKQAGNVDEAVKYFSQAAGSQSDVGAESAREAALLDLPRNPSRYVRIEPRLDNSGVVWLLVENRAPVAVRNVEMLAGVAAADGRIAQGPVRVSTGNAVLKPGQVAQLKTSLGPLASADLLRAVRFEVQGAAIAE; encoded by the coding sequence ATGAAAAGAACTCTTTGGCTGGCAGGACTGCTGCTGGCGCTGGCTGCCTGTGGCACGAACCCGGTGACCGGCAAGCGCGAATTGCAGATCGTCTCGCAATCCCAGGAAATCCAGGTTGGCGCAGAGAACTTCGCGCCATCGCGGCAGATGCAGGGCGGTGACCTCACGATCGACCCGGAACTGACCGCCTATGTCAGCGAGGTCGGGCAGCGCGTGGCGAGCGCAGCCGGAGCGTTGCTGCCCGAAACACGACAACTGCCGTATGAGTTCAAGGTGCTCAACAATTCTGTGCCGAACGCCTGGGCCCTGCCCGGCGGAAAGATTGCGGTGAATCGGGGACTGCTGACGCAATTGCACGACGAGGCGGAACTTGCGGCCGTGCTGGGCCACGAGATCACCCATGCCGCGGCGCGACATGGCGCGAAGTCGATGGAGCGTGGCATGTTGCTGCAGGCTGCGATGGTGGGACTGCAGGTCGGTGTGCGCGACAACCAGTATGCCAACCTGATCGTTGGCGGTGCGATGCTAGGCGCGAATCTCATCACCCAGAAGTATGGCCGCGATGCCGAGAACGAGTCCGATCTCTACGGCATGCGCTACATGAAGGCGGCCGGCTATGATCCGGCGGCGGCGATCGACCTGCAGAAGACTTTCGTCAAGCTCTCCGCGGGGAGGCAAACGAGTTGGCTCGACGGCCTGTTCGCATCACACCCGCCGTCCGAGGAACGTGTCGCGCACAACACCGAAACCGCGGCGCAACTTGGCGCCGGCGGCGAGCGCGGCGCTGAGCGCTACACGCAGAAGCTTGCGTTGCAGGCCAGGCTTGCCCCGGCCTACGCAAAATACGACGCCGGCGTCGAAGCACTCGCCAAGGGCGATCTCGCCGGTGCCGAACAAAATGCCAAAGCGGCACTCGGCCTGGAGTCGCGCGAAGGGAAATTCCATGAGCTGCTGGGGGACGTCGAGCTCAAACGCAAGAATTACGCTGCCGCGAAATCGCGCTACGAGCGCGCGCTCGCGCTCAACCCCGAGTACTTCAAGCCGCTGCTTGCGAGCGGCATAGCCAGTTTCGAGCTTGGCCAGAGGCAACAGGCGCAGGATTTGTTCACTCGCAGCATGCAGTTGCTGCCAACCGCAACGGGCTCGTTCTACCTCGGTAAACTCGCCAAACAGGCCGGGAACGTCGATGAGGCCGTCAAGTATTTCAGCCAGGCGGCTGGCTCGCAATCCGATGTCGGTGCGGAATCGGCGCGCGAAGCGGCCCTGCTCGATCTGCCGCGCAATCCTTCCCGCTACGTGCGTATCGAGCCGCGGCTCGACAACAGCGGAGTCGTATGGCTGCTGGTTGAGAATCGCGCGCCGGTCGCGGTGCGCAATGTCGAAATGCTGGCGGGCGTGGCGGCGGCCGATGGCCGCATCGCGCAAGGGCCAGTGCGCGTCAGTACCGGCAACGCAGTGCTCAAGCCCGGGCAGGTCGCGCAGCTGAAGACCTCCCTCGGCCCGCTCGCCAGTGCGGATCTCCTGCGCGCCGTGCGTTTCGAAGTGCAGGGCGCCGCGATAGCCGAATGA
- a CDS encoding DUF1302 domain-containing protein: MKKLFRRWVTAGLRLALATALAVLAAPLAQAVDISNQAGTLTGSWDTTVSYGQAWRVESRDCNLIATADGGCGRSPNIDDGNINYDKGAFSSAFKLSTELSLKFKEIGAFVRASGLYDIDVEDGNTDRTPLGKRAKELVGSYTRLLDAFGYWRFGGSMPGELRLGRQVVSWGESTFIQNGISVINHFDVSALRVPGSELKEGFLPQEMVNLSLQFSENVSGQFIYITDWNATIPEPVGSYFSTNDFATPAGEKVILGFGAFSDQGVDFRPLGGSLIEDFQAVGRRPDRTPSNSGQYGFNVKFYLPNFNNGTELGLYFLNYHSRLPVISGVTGSQAGLGNAWGALNAVGGAAQALAAGLPIDSAIATAAALGAQRSAQQGGNLTLAQALEYATIGANTAIARGDVTAQATNIATHEYAKTAGYFNEYPEDIKLIGLSFNTQIQTGGIALQGDLTYRQDVPLQYDDVELLFAALTPFEGGLAALRGTPLPPTCLAAAPTISRCNQLGAFGLDQEIRGWGLHDTWQFQTTATKTFANVLKASQAVLVFEAAVTHIPDLEDKLTGGPVGRGLRYNGPGTSVSGNAELASRHFNEVEPQNRFADATSWGYRLAGRLEYPNLVGAWNVLPRFSWQHDVSGTTPGPGGNFVEGRHALTLGVSANLQATWDVDVSYTTFGGAGRWNDLNDRDFIAAAIKYSF; the protein is encoded by the coding sequence ATGAAAAAACTATTCCGTCGATGGGTCACCGCCGGGCTGAGGCTTGCGCTTGCCACGGCACTTGCCGTGCTGGCCGCACCGCTCGCGCAGGCGGTCGATATCAGCAACCAGGCCGGCACCTTGACCGGCAGCTGGGACACTACGGTCTCCTATGGCCAGGCGTGGCGGGTCGAGTCGCGTGACTGCAATCTGATTGCAACCGCCGATGGCGGCTGCGGCCGATCGCCGAATATCGATGATGGCAACATCAACTACGACAAAGGCGCTTTCAGCAGTGCGTTCAAACTGTCGACCGAACTGTCGCTGAAGTTCAAGGAGATCGGCGCATTCGTGCGTGCCTCGGGCCTTTATGACATCGACGTCGAAGACGGCAATACCGACCGCACGCCGCTTGGCAAGCGGGCCAAGGAGCTGGTCGGCAGCTATACGCGCCTGCTGGATGCCTTCGGCTACTGGCGCTTCGGCGGTTCGATGCCGGGCGAGCTGCGACTGGGCCGCCAGGTTGTGAGCTGGGGCGAGAGCACCTTCATACAAAACGGCATAAGTGTCATCAATCATTTCGACGTATCGGCACTGCGCGTTCCCGGCTCGGAATTGAAGGAAGGCTTCCTGCCGCAGGAGATGGTCAATCTCTCGTTGCAGTTCTCGGAAAACGTCAGCGGCCAATTCATCTATATCACGGACTGGAACGCCACCATTCCGGAGCCCGTCGGCAGCTATTTCAGCACCAACGACTTCGCGACGCCGGCCGGCGAGAAGGTCATACTCGGATTCGGCGCGTTTTCCGACCAGGGTGTCGATTTCCGCCCCCTGGGCGGCAGCCTGATAGAAGATTTTCAGGCGGTGGGCCGCCGGCCGGACCGTACGCCGAGCAACAGCGGTCAGTATGGTTTCAACGTCAAGTTCTACTTGCCGAATTTCAACAACGGCACGGAGCTCGGACTTTACTTCCTCAATTACCACAGCCGCTTGCCGGTCATCTCGGGCGTGACCGGGTCTCAGGCCGGCCTTGGCAATGCCTGGGGCGCTTTGAATGCCGTAGGCGGGGCCGCGCAGGCGCTGGCCGCGGGGTTGCCCATCGACTCGGCGATTGCCACTGCGGCGGCTCTTGGTGCGCAACGCTCAGCGCAGCAGGGTGGCAATCTCACGCTGGCCCAGGCGCTGGAGTACGCCACAATTGGTGCCAATACGGCCATCGCCCGCGGCGATGTGACGGCGCAGGCGACCAACATCGCGACCCACGAGTATGCGAAGACGGCCGGCTATTTCAACGAATACCCGGAGGACATCAAACTCATCGGTCTGTCGTTCAACACGCAGATCCAGACGGGTGGCATCGCGCTGCAAGGCGACCTGACCTACCGCCAGGACGTACCCCTGCAGTATGACGATGTCGAGTTGCTCTTTGCCGCGCTCACGCCATTCGAAGGCGGACTCGCGGCGCTGCGGGGAACGCCGCTGCCACCTACCTGCCTCGCTGCGGCGCCGACGATTTCGCGTTGCAACCAGTTGGGCGCATTCGGGCTCGACCAGGAAATTCGCGGCTGGGGACTACACGACACCTGGCAATTCCAGACCACTGCGACGAAGACGTTCGCGAACGTGCTGAAAGCCTCTCAGGCGGTACTGGTGTTTGAAGCGGCTGTCACCCATATCCCTGATCTCGAAGACAAGCTCACGGGTGGTCCGGTCGGGCGCGGTCTGCGCTACAACGGGCCTGGAACGTCGGTCAGTGGCAATGCGGAACTCGCCAGCCGGCATTTCAATGAAGTCGAGCCGCAGAATCGCTTTGCGGACGCCACCTCCTGGGGTTATCGGCTCGCGGGCCGGCTCGAATATCCGAACCTGGTGGGTGCCTGGAACGTGCTGCCGCGCTTTTCGTGGCAGCACGACGTTTCCGGCACGACGCCGGGGCCGGGCGGCAATTTCGTGGAAGGCCGACATGCGCTGACGCTGGGCGTGTCCGCGAACCTGCAGGCCACCTGGGACGTCGACGTTTCCTACACGACCTTCGGCGGTGCGGGCCGCTGGAACGACTTGAACGACCGCGACTTCATTGCCGCGGCGATCAAGTACTCATTCTGA
- the plsB gene encoding glycerol-3-phosphate 1-O-acyltransferase PlsB yields the protein MNVILRRILALWVRAELRPADAAAAINDCDAPVCYLLERRSAADLAVLQNLAARNGLPRPGKRLLRPGEHAEVRSVITLLRPRGFFGRRYDRRPPPELLILIDALRSHEGSDVALVPVAVYWGRAPHKEGSLWRLLFAENWALTGRLRKLLTVVFNGRATLVEVGKAISLRSLINGERSTAALARGATRSLRNQFRAQRAARIGPDLSHRRNIRGEILRTAAVRNAVRQEMRERKVDRRSALRTAQQYVDEIAANYSHNFVRIMERVLRRLWNRLYDGVDFAHASTLTSVATGSEIVYVPCHRSHMDYLLLSYAIYREGFAIPHIAAGINLNLPVIGRFLRKGGGFFLRRSFAGNTLYTVVFMKYLAAIMARGHSIEYFIEGGRSRTGRLLQPKTGLLAMTLRSFLRERKRPVVFLPVYFGYERIVEVGTYVGELSGKQKQKETTLGFLRSLRILREHFGRVHVNVGEPIALETVLDQHEPKWRDHDYDDGNRPAWVGPATDALGQQIMRNINAAAAMTPVNLLALVMLATPRQVMLETDLANQIDGYLGLMRQCPYSERVTVTSLVGREVIDYCYRLGMIERQQQKFGVLVSMTDANATLAAYYRNNCQHLLALPSLLACAFAGNPVMRTEDLQRLAWRIYPYVQAELFLRWDENELPEVVDRTLASMAMLGLIEAQSDGTGWRRPPPTTGAAMQLSLLAQGMLQTIERYYLAIAQLLRAGRGQLTARELVELCHLTAQRISMTYGLNSPEFFDRSLFVNFIDLLKARAVVTLDDQGKLQFDEVLIRVAADAQVVLSDEIRHSILQVTHS from the coding sequence ATGAACGTCATCCTGCGGCGCATCCTCGCCCTGTGGGTGCGCGCCGAGTTGCGCCCGGCCGATGCCGCTGCCGCGATCAACGACTGCGATGCGCCGGTGTGCTACCTGCTCGAGCGACGCAGCGCAGCGGATCTCGCGGTACTGCAGAACCTGGCAGCACGCAACGGCTTGCCGCGGCCCGGCAAACGCCTGCTCCGCCCCGGCGAACATGCCGAGGTGCGTTCGGTCATCACGCTGCTGCGGCCGCGCGGCTTCTTTGGCCGGCGTTACGACAGGCGGCCGCCCCCGGAGCTGCTGATCCTGATCGACGCATTGCGCTCGCACGAGGGTTCGGATGTTGCCCTGGTGCCGGTCGCCGTTTACTGGGGCCGGGCGCCGCACAAGGAAGGGTCGTTGTGGCGCCTGCTGTTTGCCGAGAACTGGGCATTGACGGGGCGCCTGCGCAAGCTCCTCACCGTCGTGTTCAACGGGCGCGCGACGCTCGTCGAGGTCGGCAAGGCAATCTCCCTGCGTAGCCTGATCAACGGCGAACGATCAACGGCCGCGCTCGCCCGCGGCGCCACCAGGAGCCTGCGCAACCAGTTTCGCGCGCAGCGTGCCGCAAGGATCGGGCCGGATCTTTCGCATCGGCGCAACATACGAGGCGAGATCCTGCGCACGGCGGCGGTGCGCAACGCGGTGCGCCAGGAGATGCGCGAGCGCAAGGTTGATCGGCGCAGCGCATTGCGCACTGCGCAACAATATGTGGACGAGATTGCGGCGAACTACTCGCACAACTTCGTGCGCATCATGGAGCGGGTGTTGCGGCGTCTGTGGAATCGCCTGTACGACGGTGTCGATTTTGCGCATGCATCGACATTGACGTCGGTCGCCACCGGTAGCGAGATCGTCTACGTTCCCTGCCATCGCAGCCATATGGACTACCTGCTGCTCTCCTACGCCATCTACCGCGAGGGTTTTGCGATCCCGCATATCGCGGCGGGCATCAACCTCAATCTACCCGTTATCGGGCGGTTTCTGCGCAAAGGCGGCGGTTTCTTCCTGCGGCGCAGCTTCGCCGGCAACACGCTTTATACGGTTGTGTTCATGAAATACCTCGCGGCCATCATGGCGCGGGGTCATTCCATCGAGTATTTCATCGAGGGCGGGCGCTCGCGAACCGGCCGGCTGCTACAACCGAAGACCGGATTGCTGGCCATGACGCTGCGCAGCTTCCTGCGCGAGCGCAAGCGACCAGTGGTTTTTCTGCCTGTCTATTTCGGCTACGAGCGCATCGTCGAGGTTGGTACCTATGTCGGCGAGCTGTCCGGCAAGCAGAAGCAGAAGGAAACGACACTGGGTTTCCTGCGCTCGCTGCGCATCCTGCGCGAACACTTCGGTCGCGTGCATGTCAATGTCGGCGAACCGATAGCGCTCGAGACCGTGCTCGACCAACACGAGCCGAAGTGGCGCGATCACGACTACGACGATGGCAATCGCCCGGCCTGGGTAGGTCCGGCGACCGACGCGCTGGGGCAGCAGATCATGCGCAACATCAACGCGGCCGCGGCCATGACGCCGGTCAACCTGCTGGCACTGGTCATGCTCGCGACGCCCCGGCAGGTCATGCTCGAGACCGACCTTGCCAATCAGATCGACGGCTATCTTGGTCTCATGCGCCAATGCCCTTACAGCGAGCGGGTTACGGTGACCTCGCTCGTAGGGCGGGAGGTCATCGACTACTGCTACCGACTCGGCATGATCGAACGTCAACAGCAGAAATTCGGTGTGCTGGTCAGCATGACGGATGCCAATGCGACGCTGGCTGCCTATTACCGCAACAATTGCCAGCACCTGCTCGCCCTGCCGTCACTGCTCGCCTGCGCGTTCGCGGGCAACCCCGTGATGCGCACCGAGGACCTGCAGCGCCTTGCCTGGCGCATCTACCCCTATGTGCAGGCCGAGCTTTTCCTGCGCTGGGACGAGAACGAATTGCCCGAGGTCGTCGACAGGACGCTCGCCAGCATGGCAATGCTCGGCCTGATCGAGGCACAAAGCGATGGCACCGGATGGCGGCGACCGCCGCCCACCACCGGTGCCGCGATGCAGCTCTCACTCCTCGCCCAGGGGATGTTGCAGACGATCGAACGCTACTATCTGGCCATTGCCCAGCTGCTGCGCGCCGGCAGAGGACAGCTCACCGCCCGTGAACTGGTCGAGCTCTGTCACCTCACCGCCCAGCGAATTTCCATGACCTATGGCCTGAACTCGCCGGAATTCTTCGACCGCAGCCTGTTCGTCAATTTCATCGACCTGCTGAAGGCGAGAGCCGTCGTCACGCTCGATGACCAGGGCAAGCTGCAATTCGACGAAGTCCTGATACGCGTCGCCGCGGACGCCCAGGTGGTACTGTCCGACGAGATACGCCACAGCATTTTGCAGGTCACCCACAGTTGA